ACTATTAAAACTATGGTTTAGGATAATTTCTTGTAGCCTATCCTATTCCTGAATTCAAATTTTGAAGGACTGTAAACTTGATTTTGTAGGATGACCGATCTTAGTTTCACTAATTCCTATATTCTCACATggattaataattataaatccTTTGAATAGAAGCATTTTGTTATGTGACAGCATTATCATTTGGGATGGACTATGCACAAGATTAGCAAAGCCATTTGTCTAATTAAATTATGGCACTTCTAGTGTCAGCAAATGCTAAATCACTAGTAGAaaatgcatggttttgtgaCGGCTACAATTTTACCAGTTTGCACATTATTTCAATTTCCTCTTGATGCACCTCAGACAATTAATGAGTATTTAGTTTACATCATAGAAACACTAGTGTTTTCTTGATCAAGAAGTGAGAAAAATTATGTTGTGCTCTTGAAAATCCTTCAAGCTTAGTTGCAAGTTTCTTCCATACCTTCCATTGACAATATGACTTGCATCCAATAATTTTGACTGTAATTGAGTATACAGAGAAGTTTCATTTCGTTTCATAtgtgttatttttatcaatattatTATTGGTTTCTTTTTTGCAGATTATTGATGTTCTGGAGTTTATCCCTTCCCATGTTGTGGTAAGTTTTGTCAATCATGTATTTATGTGTGTGAAAAAGCATGTATTTCCATTAAAAGTTTTTATCACCATTTCTCTTTCCCTGGCCCATTATttcattcttattctttttttgGTGTTTATTATGTATTATTGTTACTGCTGATATAGTATGGCTTCTTTTGTGTGCAGGTGGTGTTTGACCATGATGGTGAGTTATAAAGTTCTTCCTGTATATTTGTTAGTATCTTTGACTTTTTGTCTTATATTCTCCAAGCTGACAAAAATgtatctttgttttctttagTCACTGGGAACTATTTTATACATTTTCTATTGAGGTGTATGCTCACTTGAATGATAAATTCTGAAATATCGCAGCTCCTGCTTTTTTTACTTTGGGTAAATCGCAATTTGTCTTTTAGGCTAAAAAGTAACCAAAAGGAACTTTTTCTATTTAGAAACATTGAATAAGTACTGTTTGATTGCATGACTTTCCACCAAGTTCTTGCAGTGATAGTTAACAATGTTGTGTTTGGATAAAAGTTATTATGATCAGTAAAGAAAGTATCTTAGGAGGATTATTATCTTCATATTTAGTGTAGATTTCTTCTAGAAGTTGACATCTGGCCctttcaaaatattttgaaacatacatcatttagtttttctttctttcgaGAGGCTAACTTGCATTTCTCTGTTTCATTGGCTTGTAAAGTCCCTCTCAGAGTCTAATAAAGAAAAACTTTTCGTTTCAGGAATTCCTTTTGGTCATTCCACTAATTCATCAAAACACTGTTTTAACGCAAAAGGTATGTTTGATTCTTGGTTTCCGTATTTTTGCATGATGAAATTGGATACAATAGCAATACCAATATAGGACTTTGAACCCCTCTTTTTGTTGTTATTCATGGACAAGAACAGAGTTACTAAAGTTCCCAgttattcttaaaaaataattcagcTTTACATTTGTATTCTTGACTTCAAGTATGGTGTTCTTTCATCTGTTTCCCCCTTCCTCCAAAAAGACAACACTCCTCTAGGTCCCTCCATATGTATGATACTAAATGTATATTTAGTGGTTTTTATGGAGGTGATCTGTCTGGTTTTGTTCATCACAAAATTGGAGGTAAACAAGATAATGATCTCAAGCTTTTGGTAGATATTTCAAGAAAACTTGGTTCCAGACTTTGTTGGATTCAATATTTTTCTGTTGTATTCTCAAGCTAAATTAGTTCAGCATAAATGAGGTAGGCTGAGGCTGGTTTTCCTCAtatttctatttctttcttGAGCTTCATTGAAAAGTAAGGACCACAATATCTATCCATTTTTCATAGTATATGCTATTGTGTGGTATGGCATGGCCTTGATCTTTTATTCTGTTCAGATTTCCACTTTGGTTCTTCACTTCAAATTAGGCTGGGCAAGCAAATTTTTCTTTTGTGGTGTTCTTATGACAATGAGTACCTGATTATAACATTTTTATTCAAACTTTACCTTCTTCGAAAATGTCTTACTATAAAGCTTTTATCTTTTTGAAGTTTCTAATTGCATTTCATCATAATCTTTTCTGCACTATTTGAAGGTCAGAATTTCCGACACAATCTATACCCTTCCTACAAGAGCAATCGCCCTCCAACTCCTGATACCATTGTTCAGGGACTTCAGTACCTAAAAGCCTCCATCAAGGCAATGTCCATCAAAGTCATTGAGGCAAGTACATGTTGCAGATATAAGTTGGGTCATGGATTTTAAGGATATAATAcaaatgatataattttttttgaaaacaggTTCCAGGTGTTGAGGCAGATGATGTGATTGGAACATTGGCCTTAAGGAATGTTAATGCTGGGTATAAGGTGATCTTATTAATTGTTGGGGAATATAGAGAATGACTCTATCTCTCTTTCACACACACGCACACATTGATGCAACTTCTTCAGATTTGACAACATACTAATCTCTTTGCTAtcacaagaaaataaaaataaaaatgacaatACGTTAATCTCTTGAGAAAATGGAAGTGTAATCATTTGGTTTTAAGTCTgtatatttattattgaataAAATCAATGCTTAAGACATATAACAGCAGATTATTCTGATTTCTGAATGTTAACATAATGTACAGGCACAGACCAAAACCTAAAGTTGCAATCATTCTGACATGCTAGCAATCTTCTCCTTATCAGGATCGGAAAAAAAATCATTATCATAATTAGGGccttttttaatttctttttgtgCTATATACAGAATGTTGATTGTTGTGTGAGAAGACAAATGCATGACATATTGCTTTCCTTATGGAAAATACCCTTGCTGATACTACTAATTCACTGATGATTATCTGGTCTTGATGAATGGTAGGTACGAGTTGTCTCCCCAGACAAAGACTTTTTTCAGATTCTGTCTCCTTCATTACGCCTCCTTAGAATTGCTCCACGAGGAGATCAGTAAGTACCAAAGATGATTTTCTCTTCTCTGTTACGTGGTAGCTAATCTGCTAATGATCTATGCAATAATACCTTATTTCTGACAACAAATGAATGAGAAATCATTCATGAAAGGGTTTGACCTTTTTTCCCGTCCCTCTTAACATCTTATCTGTAAAAATTACTTTACCAAACTAACAAAATTGAAAAGGATAGAAACccattttaatccacctcctgCAATCCTCTGTTGCAAAATGTAGCTGTTTACTAGTTTTTAAAAATCACCTCTTGACAGTTGTGTGAACTTtcataaataagtaaataaaaagCTGTATTACAGGTATTGGATTGTTGCTGGATGTTGAATAATAATTCAGCAATATGCTTCCCcttaaatcaaatttgaataTTGCAACAAGTTACTGACTTACTGCAGAAATAGTTAAGAACTTAATATGCTTCCCCTTTTACTGGGATTGCAGTAGAAAGAATAGTATGAGGGATCCGGTTTTCTTATTTGAATGATAAACTGGACTAAAGAAAAAAGTTTCAACGatgatttagaatttaattaataattttctttaaaaaagaaagaatggtAGATAATGTAAATACAACCACAAAAATCAAGAAAAGATCTCAAAAAGGTAAAAgaggaatttttattttatatttatattaatatggGAAGCATGACCTACCAATATGAGGGCGTCATCTCTGATAAATGGATCAGAGCAAAAAAGATGTTTTGCTTTTTAGAGCAAGTATTCCTTGCCCTTTAATTTGTTGATTGTTTTTTACTTTCACAAAGTACAAAGTAGCTTACTCATATgttcaattttaattatttccgCCATTTAGGATGGTTTCATTTGGAGTTGAGGACTTTGAAAAACGATATGGAGGTCTTAAACCATCACAGTTCGCAGATATGGTTGCACTTTCCGGTGACAGATCTGATAACATTCCAGGTTATTTTCCCTTCTCCATGTTTACATCATTTGTTGAAGTGTGAAAAGGGAAATCAAACGGGTTTACTGATAGCATGGGAGTCTTTTTGACTTTGAGGATACGCTAAGGTTCTTATTAGTcgcattttttttataagattaTGATGCTTTTGATTTTGAAGTCTTATAATGTTAGCAGTGTTAGTACTAGTTACACTATACTCTAGATTATGAGTATAAataatggtaccattactgcaTTATCTTTTTTGTAAAACATATTTTATCTTCTCTCTTTATTTCTCTTTAAGTTCAATGTGACAATAATCCTATAACAtcacttaaaaataaaaaagaaagtgaGGAAGTACTTATTGCAGATGATAGACTTGCTGAAGTTTTAGCAGGATGGTTCTTAAAACATGATTAACTTGCTAAGTGGTGCTTAACTCTGCTAATGATAGTATGAAGTTGacaattttttttcaactttGCTTCTTATTTTGATTGTACCTGACtggaaataataataaaagcgATGTTGGTTCACTGTTTTTTTGCACCATGTCTTGGCATATatttaatatgaatttttcatTCTAATTAAGATATATAAGGAAATAAAAGTAGCAGTGAATCATCCCATTCTACAAGGAATCTCATTCTTATATTCTAGGGTAATTTCTATATTGTGGAATCAAGCTCTGGGCAGGAATTTTCATTCCTTCTCCACTTAATGAATCATCATTGCTACAGAATATACAGTAGACAAGAATGGGTTACTGTCCTTTCCAAGTATTCACGTATAACATATAAGCTTCTGGAGTTAAGTATTTGACACAAAATAGTACTTTGTAAAAGCAGGAGTTAGCGGGATTGGAGATGTTTATGCTGTGCAATTGATCAGTAAATTTGGTAAGGTTCTAAAACTCTCTAGTCCAGATAGGATTGTACTTTCTTATGCTTATGAATGTATTTCTTAACTCTTAAGTCATATTTCTTTGCTTTGCTTGGCTTATATGTGCAGGCACATTGGAGACGTTATTGGAATGTGTTGATCAAATAGAAGAGGATCGCATTAGAAAGGTATTCCTGATCAATTATTATGCTTATATGTGTAACATTAAAGTTGCACTAGTGATGGTTATATTGGTTTTGGAACTTGTGTCTGGTTCAACATGATAAACAAGGTTTCTTGATGCAATTGGCATCTGAATGTAATTATAACCTTGTCTGTTACTATAATAAAAGGGCAGCCCGGTGTGTAAACATCCCGCATTAACGTAGGGTTCGGGGAAGGGTTGCACCCAAAGGGTGTAATTTACGCATCCTAACCTGATAATTACATCAGTGGTTGCTTCCACGACTTGAACCCATGACCTTGAGGTCACACGGAGACAACTCAACGTTGCCCCAAGGCTCCCCTTCAACCTTTTCTGTTCCTATATATGATAATAATTGGCATCTGGATCTAATATTGTCATTTCATTTGCCATTTCCCTTGTAGACGTTGATTGAAAATGCTGAGCAGGCACGCTTAAGCAAGGAACTGGCAAGCATCTAGATCTCtgatcttttcttttcttcctacacttttcttgtatattttatttttccttttccaGATCTGCATGTCCTGTATTCTACAAGTTTATATATTACAGCTTGATATTATGTGACAGGCATTGTTGCGTTCTGATCTTCCATTCTACATGGTGCCATTTGCTACAAAAGATATCTTATTCAAGAAACCAGAGGTTTGTGGCATCAGAGTCGGTTTGAGTTTTAAATTTTACctttatattttctaattagTTTATGGCATGTCTTTCAGTCCTATTGTGAACTCTTTTAAAGCCCTAATAATGGTGTGCGTCTTTCTTAAGGAATCAAATTATTATGTTTTTTATGGGAACAATAACTTTTTCCAGATTCTAATGCATTTCAAAATCATCAAAACTGTTTTATTTTGATTGCTCGACTTTGCAAACCCTTTTTTATGGAATTGAAAATGGGAAAACTTACCATTAAATTATTAGTTGCCCTTCAAATTCATAATTGAACACCataatcatatgcattgctatAAACTCGAGTATATTAGTACCATGAATTCTTGCTTTAACCCGTGTAAAATAAATTGTGTACAGGACAATGGTAGTAAATTCAACAGCCTTTTAACTGCTATCAGTGCATATGCTGAAGGGTTTTCAGCTGATCCTATTATCAGGAGAGCATTTCATCTGTGGAGAAAGTTGGAATCAAGATAAATTTACCAAGTCATCAGGTTCTTTTTTATTTGTACCTATTTTTGTATAGAGAGCATTTGTTGATTACAACATGCCAATCCTGGAACACCATTAGTATTCTCGAGTGTATAGTAACTAGTAAGCGCACTCCAGTGATTGTTCTGCAACATATTCAACATTAGGtttatctaaaaatttatttcattCTTCATAATTCATCTCATggagcttttttgtttttggttagATGGATTAGACAATCTCCAATCTTAGACATTTACAACATCACAAGCACACACTACACACTCGCACACGCAACATTTAACTACTTGGCCTCAGTCAAGTTGCAAACCCGGGTGCAGCACATTAAGAGGCACAGGATTTGTCACTAGAACAAAGCCTCAGCTTCATCTCATAGAGCTGGTATGCACtcttttgtcccctttttttcCATTGTGGGTAtgcattttcatttttgttagcattttagcttaatatggtagagaggggcACAAAATAGTTTGCCAAGAAAGTTTCTTGATGGTTTGTGGTTAAATTTCATTTGAGTTTTATTTGTATGCACAGGTGAATTTAAGGGTAATGCTACGGTGAAAAGtgaaattttggtaaaaaatggtaattgtttttattttttagtaaagAAAAAGTTCACCAAACAAAATTTATCATGTGCAATGCATGtgctttttataaattttgtaaaaaactTTACTCTTCACCTAATTCAACTCTTCCCAAGAGAAATTTCTTGAATTTAAAGTCTTCAGGTTATGGTTCTATAAAATacgtcttttttatttttgatttagcaaaatttttttaattttaaatccaGTTTTTAGTTTGCTCCCTTACAAAATCGAACAGCAAAATTTTTATAGGGACCATTTAGGGAGTAATGATCCCTAATTTAAATAGACGCAtgtctaatttttatttagtcTATTCTAAAAATGCATTAGTAAATAGCTAAATActactttatataaaaatattcttacatattttatataaatcaaTTCTAAAATATATGAACTTATTTAAACTTTACCACATCAAATGATGACAAATATTGACctaattaattctaaaatatATGAACTTATTTAAACTTTACCACATCAAATGATGACAAATAAAAAAAGGTGAATTTTAGTATATAGAGCAAAATTGGTACAGATTTAAAGATTTGTTTACACCACACTCTAAAGCCACACTTTAAACCATAACTCTTCAtaaagaaaagcgtcacctaatggaaaaaagtaaattagaagatttaagagaagaaataatcaagttatcaaaattaatagatcaaaaattaatgattttaactaatgttaactgtaatgacaccgaattcttaaaatcaatacaaaatgatttttctcaaaatctttattttactataagttttattgaaagacttcaaaaacctgaaaaaacttattttt
This sequence is a window from Arachis stenosperma cultivar V10309 chromosome 10, arast.V10309.gnm1.PFL2, whole genome shotgun sequence. Protein-coding genes within it:
- the LOC130955751 gene encoding uncharacterized protein LOC130955751 isoform X1, whose product is MACCYRYHCFLLHLHSHCRTIPLSLRANFSTVATSLRNLQPPRPLRQPRALVYKGYCSASSNASLIPEYLQLSNADIAANSAASNGRVMLIDGTSIIHRAYYKLLAKLHHGHLTHADGNGDWVLTIFTALSLIIDVLEFIPSHVVVVFDHDGIPFGHSTNSSKHCFNAKGQNFRHNLYPSYKSNRPPTPDTIVQGLQYLKASIKAMSIKVIEVPGVEADDVIGTLALRNVNAGYKVRVVSPDKDFFQILSPSLRLLRIAPRGDQMVSFGVEDFEKRYGGLKPSQFADMVALSGDRSDNIPGVSGIGDVYAVQLISKFGTLETLLECVDQIEEDRIRKTLIENAEQARLSKELALLRSDLPFYMVPFATKDILFKKPEDNGSKFNSLLTAISAYAEGFSADPIIRRAFHLWRKLESR
- the LOC130955751 gene encoding uncharacterized protein LOC130955751 isoform X2; its protein translation is MACCYRYHCFLLHLHSHCRTIPLSLRANFSTVATSLRNLQPPRPLRQPRALVYKLSNADIAANSAASNGRVMLIDGTSIIHRAYYKLLAKLHHGHLTHADGNGDWVLTIFTALSLIIDVLEFIPSHVVVVFDHDGIPFGHSTNSSKHCFNAKGQNFRHNLYPSYKSNRPPTPDTIVQGLQYLKASIKAMSIKVIEVPGVEADDVIGTLALRNVNAGYKVRVVSPDKDFFQILSPSLRLLRIAPRGDQMVSFGVEDFEKRYGGLKPSQFADMVALSGDRSDNIPGVSGIGDVYAVQLISKFGTLETLLECVDQIEEDRIRKTLIENAEQARLSKELALLRSDLPFYMVPFATKDILFKKPEDNGSKFNSLLTAISAYAEGFSADPIIRRAFHLWRKLESR